A single genomic interval of Rubripirellula reticaptiva harbors:
- a CDS encoding N-6 DNA methylase has product MAKEFFTLPASKTLVELFAQTARQTGHARGRVFTDFLTVSKCALAGQTMEAEYHATIEQGYTDGPKGKRGIDTLAQGFAMLVNAMEETQADVLGDIFQGAITYGENGQFFTPDSVCDLMASMTVPAERTDEPKSVCDPACGSGRQLLAVAKHQPHWELIGQDIDHRAVMMTAINLGLNGLHGWAVHQNTLTLEVHRVYKIGFNPAGGVIADVPVERSPFNVTAVTNANAPIRQTSASELTIRDTTSRDHDDTASQLDLF; this is encoded by the coding sequence ATGGCAAAAGAATTCTTCACGTTACCGGCGAGCAAAACACTCGTCGAACTCTTCGCTCAAACCGCTCGGCAAACCGGGCACGCGAGAGGTCGAGTCTTTACCGACTTCTTAACCGTCAGCAAATGTGCTTTGGCAGGCCAGACGATGGAAGCCGAGTATCATGCGACCATCGAGCAGGGTTACACCGACGGCCCGAAAGGCAAACGCGGCATCGACACGCTTGCCCAAGGCTTTGCGATGCTCGTGAACGCCATGGAAGAAACCCAAGCCGATGTGCTGGGCGATATCTTTCAAGGTGCCATCACCTACGGCGAGAACGGCCAGTTTTTCACACCCGACAGTGTTTGTGATTTGATGGCGTCGATGACGGTGCCGGCCGAGCGGACCGATGAACCCAAGTCCGTTTGCGACCCTGCCTGCGGATCGGGTCGGCAACTATTGGCCGTCGCCAAGCATCAACCACACTGGGAATTGATCGGACAAGATATCGACCACCGTGCCGTGATGATGACGGCGATCAACCTCGGCTTGAACGGACTACACGGCTGGGCCGTGCATCAGAACACGCTCACCCTTGAAGTGCACCGCGTTTACAAGATCGGCTTCAATCCGGCCGGTGGCGTCATTGCGGACGTGCCCGTCGAGCGATCACCGTTTAATGTGACGGCGGTGACCAATGCCAACGCCCCAATCCGTCAAACGTCAGCGAGCGAGCTCACTATCAGAGACACGACGAGTCGTGACCACGATGATACGGCCTCACAGCTTGACCTTTTTTGA
- the mobF gene encoding MobF family relaxase — MLIATQGKNVAATCQYFDQVLTQGDYYLGQEVNGQWHGRGAKLLGLGLGSDVTKQQFSEVLLGKHPVNGTDLTQRSRKDRRPGMDLTFSVPKSVSLAWAINEDERLIEALREAVRETMERDVEPLMQRRVRTGKHANSEQKATTGKLVYADFLHKTSRPVDGTADPHLHVHAFVINWTEENGVHYAGQMGEIVRQRPSLQAKFESRLASKLQKELGYAVTQTRFTQSGKIKAGWEIDGIDRKTIEKYSRRTAQVEQHAKENGIHGAAEKGSLGKKTREKKDNGASVEKLRDEWQSRLTNQERLAFSRLLDGKRIDQGEDEQSQAIASVKYALDHHLFRQSTVERHQIVGTALEHALTIKPEQIEDALNRVDKIERSMPDHGCVRELITTREVLNAEKRLIDYARDGRGTRKAIGDSEHEFSRTWLNDQQKDAVRHVVRSRDAVMAVTGGAGTGKSSLMQEAAEAIAKFGKTVYTFAPSTGAKEVLQQKGFGNAQTVEHLICNTKLHADVRDQVLWIDEAGLMDVRSMNAVFNIAKEQNARVILSGDTRQHSSPSRGEAMRLLEREAGLNIARVEAIQRQKGRYKAAVELISRGNEVVNAETGQTGLLAGFDALDALGKIHEIDLDDRHEKLADNYLAAEKSGKSTLVVAPTHAEAAAVTENIRTSLRDEGALSNDEREFIRLKSLNLTNAEKSEAITYASQSGGIVQFHQNAKGGFKRGSRYRIAGAIGKEVFIAPVGGGEKQKLPLAAADRFEVYAEHKIAIAAGDKIRFSLGGTARGGKQRISNGRLDEVKGFDKSGNLILKNGWIVERDYGHMDLGYVITSHASQGKDRHIAMAAMGESSLPAINAKQFYVTVSRGSEDVMIFVDDKAKIRQAIMRSGEQLSATEMMKQPANSREQKSPSPEPTRHQQDSRQSRHAWRSFRDRVVGWWRGDTREQPLSPDTRHRSLNDRGRTVATGVMFPEFGRSI, encoded by the coding sequence ATGCTCATCGCAACTCAAGGAAAAAACGTCGCTGCGACCTGTCAATACTTTGACCAAGTTCTGACGCAGGGTGACTACTATCTCGGCCAAGAAGTGAACGGCCAGTGGCATGGTCGCGGTGCCAAACTGCTGGGTCTTGGACTCGGCAGTGACGTCACCAAACAACAGTTCAGCGAAGTGCTTCTCGGCAAACATCCTGTCAACGGAACAGACCTAACGCAGCGATCACGGAAAGACCGTCGTCCCGGAATGGACCTGACGTTCTCGGTTCCTAAAAGCGTTTCACTCGCGTGGGCGATCAACGAAGACGAACGCTTGATCGAAGCCCTCCGCGAAGCGGTGCGTGAAACGATGGAGCGAGATGTTGAACCGCTGATGCAGCGGCGCGTGCGAACAGGCAAGCACGCTAACTCGGAACAAAAAGCGACGACCGGCAAACTGGTCTACGCCGATTTCCTTCACAAGACTTCTCGCCCGGTTGATGGCACCGCCGATCCGCATTTACATGTCCATGCCTTCGTTATTAACTGGACCGAAGAAAATGGCGTTCACTACGCCGGCCAAATGGGCGAGATCGTTCGGCAACGTCCGAGCCTCCAAGCAAAGTTCGAATCACGCCTGGCAAGCAAGCTTCAAAAAGAGCTTGGCTATGCGGTCACTCAAACGCGGTTCACACAATCGGGAAAGATCAAAGCGGGCTGGGAGATCGATGGCATCGACCGCAAGACGATTGAAAAGTACAGCCGACGCACCGCACAGGTCGAACAACATGCCAAAGAAAATGGGATTCACGGTGCCGCAGAGAAAGGTTCGCTCGGGAAAAAGACTCGCGAAAAAAAGGACAACGGTGCATCCGTCGAGAAATTGCGAGACGAATGGCAATCCCGACTGACGAACCAAGAGAGATTGGCCTTTTCCCGTCTGTTGGACGGCAAACGAATTGACCAGGGGGAAGACGAGCAAAGCCAAGCGATCGCATCGGTGAAATACGCTCTCGATCATCATCTGTTCCGTCAATCGACCGTCGAGCGACATCAGATCGTCGGGACGGCTCTCGAGCATGCCCTAACAATCAAGCCTGAACAGATCGAAGATGCCCTGAATCGAGTCGACAAGATCGAGCGGTCGATGCCGGACCATGGCTGCGTGCGAGAACTGATTACCACTCGCGAAGTGCTGAATGCAGAAAAACGCTTGATCGACTACGCCCGTGACGGACGTGGGACGCGAAAGGCGATCGGTGATTCAGAACATGAGTTCTCGCGAACGTGGCTGAATGATCAACAGAAGGACGCCGTTCGTCATGTCGTCCGGTCACGCGACGCCGTCATGGCGGTCACAGGTGGCGCGGGAACGGGAAAATCCTCCCTGATGCAGGAAGCTGCCGAAGCGATCGCGAAATTCGGGAAGACGGTTTACACGTTCGCTCCAAGTACTGGCGCGAAGGAGGTATTGCAGCAAAAGGGTTTTGGAAATGCTCAGACGGTCGAGCATTTGATTTGCAACACAAAGCTTCACGCTGACGTGCGTGATCAAGTGTTGTGGATCGATGAAGCCGGGTTGATGGATGTGCGTTCGATGAATGCCGTATTCAACATCGCCAAAGAACAAAACGCTCGTGTCATCCTATCGGGCGATACGCGGCAGCACTCATCACCGAGTCGTGGCGAGGCGATGCGATTGCTCGAGCGCGAAGCCGGATTGAACATCGCCCGCGTTGAAGCGATCCAGAGACAAAAAGGCCGCTACAAAGCAGCCGTCGAACTCATCAGCCGTGGCAACGAAGTCGTGAATGCCGAGACCGGGCAAACGGGATTGCTCGCGGGCTTTGACGCACTCGACGCGTTGGGCAAGATCCATGAAATCGACTTGGACGATAGGCATGAGAAGCTCGCCGATAACTATCTCGCTGCCGAAAAGTCTGGCAAGTCCACGCTTGTCGTCGCACCAACGCATGCGGAAGCGGCGGCGGTGACCGAAAATATTCGGACGTCGCTTCGCGACGAAGGGGCTTTGTCGAACGACGAACGTGAGTTCATTCGATTGAAATCGCTGAACCTGACGAATGCGGAGAAGAGTGAAGCGATCACCTACGCATCCCAGTCCGGTGGGATCGTGCAGTTTCATCAGAACGCAAAAGGTGGTTTCAAGCGGGGATCTCGCTACCGCATCGCGGGGGCAATCGGAAAAGAGGTGTTTATCGCGCCCGTCGGTGGTGGTGAAAAGCAAAAGCTTCCCTTGGCAGCGGCGGATCGGTTCGAGGTCTACGCCGAACATAAGATCGCTATCGCGGCCGGCGACAAAATCCGCTTCAGCTTGGGCGGAACTGCCCGAGGTGGAAAGCAACGGATTAGCAACGGGCGGCTAGACGAAGTGAAAGGCTTCGACAAAAGCGGCAATCTAATTTTGAAGAACGGTTGGATCGTCGAGCGTGACTACGGGCACATGGATTTGGGGTACGTCATCACCAGTCACGCAAGCCAAGGTAAAGACCGCCACATCGCGATGGCGGCAATGGGTGAGTCATCCCTCCCCGCAATCAACGCGAAACAGTTTTACGTGACGGTCTCGCGTGGTAGCGAAGATGTGATGATCTTCGTTGATGACAAGGCAAAGATACGGCAAGCGATCATGCGAAGCGGTGAGCAATTGTCGGCAACCGAAATGATGAAGCAGCCAGCCAATTCACGAGAACAGAAGTCTCCGTCGCCTGAACCAACTCGCCATCAACAAGATTCAAGGCAAAGCCGGCATGCTTGGCGTTCCTTCCGCGACCGCGTCGTTGGGTGGTGGCGAGGCGATACACGCGAGCAACCGCTATCACCCGACACCCGCCATCGCTCTTTGAATGACCGAGGTCGCACTGTTGCGACTGGAGTGATGTTCCCCGAATTCGGAAGGAGTATTTGA
- a CDS encoding ArdC family protein, translating to MTQQTKRKAKRDIYQEVTDKIIGHLEQGTAPWRNPIQRGTGDGWPKNLDSGRRYRGINVFLLGLTSWERGYSSDFWLTFKQAAAAGGQVRKGEKGSLVTFWKMYVTKDREIGLDVEIPMLKHYTAFNLDQIEGIASPDVPKLPSDASPFERITAAERIVDGYASKPTIEHDGGGRAFYRPSTDTIHMPEQGRFENPESYYSTLFHEITHSTGHSKRLDRGLDTKLAPFGSNDYSKEELVAEMGAAFLSASAGISPPTIEQSASYLQSWINVLRGDKRLVVSAAASAQKAADLVLGTTFETVATPTQKIASSQQRIDDLEQFVNKPADPASIQLDLF from the coding sequence ATGACACAACAAACCAAACGCAAAGCAAAACGCGACATCTATCAAGAGGTAACCGACAAGATCATCGGACATCTCGAACAAGGCACCGCACCATGGCGAAATCCAATCCAGCGCGGAACCGGCGACGGATGGCCGAAGAATCTCGACAGCGGTAGACGCTATCGCGGCATCAACGTCTTTCTGCTCGGCCTGACCAGCTGGGAACGCGGCTATTCATCCGACTTCTGGCTGACCTTCAAGCAGGCAGCCGCTGCCGGCGGTCAAGTTCGCAAAGGCGAGAAGGGATCACTGGTGACGTTCTGGAAGATGTATGTAACCAAAGACCGCGAAATCGGACTGGATGTCGAAATCCCGATGCTGAAGCACTACACCGCATTCAACCTCGATCAGATCGAAGGCATCGCGTCACCGGATGTTCCGAAACTGCCCTCTGATGCCAGCCCCTTTGAGCGGATCACAGCTGCGGAGCGGATCGTCGACGGATACGCCAGCAAACCGACGATTGAACATGACGGAGGAGGGCGGGCGTTCTATCGACCCTCGACGGACACCATTCACATGCCTGAGCAGGGGCGTTTTGAAAATCCTGAGAGTTACTATTCGACTTTGTTCCACGAGATCACACACTCCACTGGACATTCGAAGCGGCTGGATCGAGGGCTTGATACGAAGCTGGCACCTTTCGGCAGTAACGACTATTCGAAAGAAGAACTTGTGGCCGAGATGGGGGCCGCATTCTTGAGTGCATCGGCCGGGATCAGTCCGCCGACGATCGAGCAGTCTGCGTCCTATCTGCAAAGCTGGATCAATGTCCTTCGCGGCGATAAACGATTGGTGGTCAGTGCAGCCGCATCCGCGCAAAAAGCCGCCGATCTGGTTCTGGGAACCACGTTTGAAACCGTAGCCACGCCGACACAGAAAATCGCATCGTCGCAACAGCGTATCGACGACCTGGAACAGTTCGTCAACAAACCAGCCGATCCTGCTTCAATCCAATTGGATCTGTTCTAG
- a CDS encoding DUF6876 family protein, whose product MPDIEIIHVTGKPKEEGPLTEQELRHFTGDLERTRHGLNRQVIYTPGVEHVAERGQAYWLIDAIASWIGSEPFNKAAADDPRISQMHFWTLKLGEGTTAQLFAKADSPDEPFIVQEIEYTDFPLQQIDIWAAFDGEHWTLYLPSEH is encoded by the coding sequence ATGCCAGACATTGAAATCATCCATGTGACAGGAAAGCCAAAAGAGGAGGGACCGCTCACGGAGCAAGAACTCCGACACTTCACCGGCGATCTAGAACGCACACGACACGGGCTGAATCGACAAGTCATCTACACACCTGGAGTCGAGCATGTTGCCGAACGAGGGCAGGCGTACTGGCTCATCGATGCGATCGCATCCTGGATCGGTAGCGAACCATTCAACAAAGCTGCGGCCGATGATCCACGCATCAGTCAAATGCACTTCTGGACGCTCAAACTCGGGGAAGGGACCACCGCTCAGCTTTTTGCCAAGGCAGACAGTCCCGATGAACCATTCATCGTCCAAGAGATCGAATACACCGACTTCCCGCTCCAACAGATTGATATCTGGGCCGCTTTCGACGGCGAGCATTGGACGTTGTATCTGCCGAGCGAACACTAA
- a CDS encoding phosphoglycerate kinase: protein MGLDMYVKTTTQELDREVDFKVNDAGELFFWRKHPNLHGWMEQLYYDKGGTQEFSCVPVVLTLDDLQQLEAAIIHHELPETAGFFFGQTQGDEYEEDLQFIEKARKAIANGYTVFHDSWW from the coding sequence ATGGGACTCGATATGTACGTAAAGACCACGACACAAGAACTCGATCGTGAAGTCGATTTCAAAGTCAATGACGCCGGAGAACTGTTTTTCTGGAGGAAACATCCCAATCTCCACGGCTGGATGGAGCAACTCTACTACGACAAAGGCGGTACTCAAGAATTTAGCTGCGTGCCGGTTGTCTTGACGCTCGATGATCTTCAACAGTTGGAAGCAGCGATCATTCATCATGAACTTCCGGAGACCGCCGGTTTCTTCTTCGGTCAAACGCAGGGTGATGAATACGAGGAAGACCTCCAATTCATCGAGAAAGCCCGCAAAGCAATCGCCAATGGCTACACGGTGTTCCATGACTCGTGGTGGTAA
- a CDS encoding DUF3991 and TOPRIM domain-containing protein, translating into MLDRNDELENFKKLNLCDYAASRGFVADRRASSKHSMVLRHPRGDKLIIGRDPSGKYYYFNAKGGDSGTIIDLCQMLDGGNLGDVRKTLRAFDGSIDHHVPSSPLPFVLQPSEHDAARVLAAWMSMRPINSGHAYLTNIRSISAEVQTDPIFRDRIRIDAKGNAVFPHFNRSGLCGYELKNGNHNGTTFTGFAPGGVKALACSRPRDTDREAVICETSIDMLSIADREGTDHRRFFSTAGQISPMQAECLRSAISRMPEGSRVVLALDNDDGGRKIAARIKEELAHSGVPIVEHYPPVPGQDWNDVLQDRRNAAKPEMRLG; encoded by the coding sequence ATGCTTGATCGAAATGACGAATTGGAGAACTTCAAAAAGTTGAATCTCTGCGACTACGCGGCGTCACGTGGATTCGTCGCTGATCGCCGTGCGAGCTCCAAGCACAGCATGGTGCTGCGACATCCTCGCGGCGACAAGCTGATCATTGGTCGCGATCCGTCGGGCAAGTATTACTACTTCAATGCCAAAGGTGGTGATTCGGGAACGATCATCGACCTGTGCCAAATGCTCGATGGTGGCAACCTTGGCGACGTACGTAAAACGCTTCGCGCATTCGATGGTTCGATCGATCATCATGTCCCCTCCTCACCATTGCCGTTCGTTCTGCAGCCGTCTGAACATGATGCCGCTCGCGTCTTGGCCGCCTGGATGTCAATGCGGCCGATCAATTCAGGCCACGCCTACCTGACCAACATCCGCAGCATTTCCGCCGAAGTTCAAACTGACCCAATTTTTCGGGACCGTATCCGGATCGACGCGAAGGGCAATGCGGTCTTCCCTCACTTCAATCGTTCTGGTCTGTGCGGATACGAACTCAAGAACGGGAATCATAATGGAACCACCTTCACAGGGTTTGCGCCCGGCGGCGTGAAAGCCCTCGCCTGCTCTCGCCCCCGTGACACCGACCGCGAAGCCGTAATCTGCGAGACATCCATCGACATGCTCAGCATCGCGGATCGTGAAGGTACTGATCATCGGCGGTTCTTCAGCACGGCCGGTCAAATCAGTCCCATGCAGGCCGAGTGCCTTCGATCCGCAATCTCTCGAATGCCCGAAGGATCACGGGTCGTACTCGCCTTGGACAACGACGATGGCGGCAGAAAAATCGCGGCACGGATCAAAGAAGAACTCGCACATTCAGGTGTCCCTATTGTGGAGCACTATCCGCCAGTACCCGGACAAGACTGGAACGACGTATTGCAGGATCGTCGCAATGCCGCAAAGCCAGAAATGCGATTGGGCTGA